A single region of the Halorubrum depositum genome encodes:
- a CDS encoding sulfatase yields the protein MADPRNVVLVTVDSLRADRCGHLGYDSTLMPTIDELAEGGLQFDNAIAPAGSTRGSSTSFITGGYPFSRPEADRRDSIRGQVRARDTLAERFKRKGYETAAFTANPWTSRSFGFDKGFDRFEDFMEETTSNRFRDGDGDDAGPLRETATRLADWWAGQEMFMSWESFYGDIERWRRSADEPYFLWVFLVDVHMPYIPPREYLSFWPLTYAANAWLFGGADERLSPLFRDRLLAAYDRTVEYTDEFVATLLDDVGDDSIVCVHADHGELFGEEDRYGHGYLHESVINVPLVVGNVPTERVEDPVSLESIPELLTGLATGDRPTVERPYVTTRNNDGMRVVRGRDWRYQRTTDGETVAVRTDGSWERQDDDHSLYDVGRSVVEREQATETERRHVVSKVGDIEA from the coding sequence ATGGCTGATCCACGGAACGTCGTGCTCGTCACGGTCGACAGTCTCCGCGCCGACCGTTGCGGTCACCTCGGGTACGACAGTACCCTCATGCCGACCATCGACGAACTCGCGGAGGGGGGGCTCCAGTTCGACAACGCGATCGCCCCTGCCGGCTCGACTCGCGGCTCCTCGACTTCCTTTATCACCGGCGGCTATCCCTTCTCGCGTCCGGAGGCCGACCGTCGGGACTCGATCCGCGGTCAGGTCCGCGCCCGCGACACCCTCGCCGAACGGTTCAAACGGAAGGGGTACGAGACGGCCGCGTTCACCGCGAACCCGTGGACGTCCCGGTCGTTCGGCTTCGACAAGGGGTTCGACCGCTTCGAGGACTTCATGGAGGAGACGACGTCGAACCGGTTCCGCGACGGCGACGGCGACGACGCGGGCCCTCTCAGGGAGACGGCGACGCGGCTCGCGGACTGGTGGGCGGGACAGGAGATGTTCATGTCGTGGGAGTCGTTCTACGGCGACATCGAGCGGTGGCGACGGTCCGCCGACGAGCCGTACTTCCTCTGGGTGTTCCTCGTCGACGTCCACATGCCGTACATTCCGCCGAGGGAGTACCTCTCCTTCTGGCCGCTGACCTACGCGGCGAACGCCTGGCTCTTCGGCGGCGCGGACGAGCGACTGAGCCCGCTGTTCCGCGACCGACTCCTCGCGGCGTACGACAGGACGGTCGAGTACACCGACGAGTTCGTCGCTACTCTCCTCGACGACGTCGGCGACGACTCTATCGTCTGCGTCCACGCGGACCACGGGGAGCTGTTCGGTGAGGAGGATCGGTACGGCCACGGCTACCTCCACGAGTCGGTCATCAACGTTCCCCTCGTCGTCGGAAACGTCCCCACCGAGCGCGTCGAAGACCCGGTCTCGCTCGAATCGATTCCGGAGCTGCTCACCGGCCTCGCGACCGGAGACCGGCCGACGGTCGAACGCCCGTACGTGACCACTCGGAACAACGACGGGATGCGCGTCGTCCGCGGCCGCGACTGGCGGTATCAACGGACGACGGACGGGGAGACCGTCGCCGTTCGGACCGACGGCTCGTGGGAGCGACAGGACGACGACCACTCGCTCTACGACGTCGGGCGCTCGGTCGTCGAACGGGAACAGGCGACGGAGACGGAGCGGCGGCACGTGGTGTCGAAAGTAGGAGACAT
- a CDS encoding polysaccharide deacetylase family protein, whose product MNVLQVDVEPWYCDLPRERWDARTDRVVENVDRILAMLARTDNEATFFVLEDVARNHPDLIGRIRDAGHEIGSHGVSHRLLSELSPAELDSEIERSVDALRDAGVDGVEGFRAPKFSLNESTAWAIDVLEDRGFRYDSSIFPVKTPLYGVPDAPREPYKIGADDLTRHRGDGLWEVPLSAYRVPGLDVNVPVAGGFYLRALPYRFLRHALERRVAAGHPAVCYIHPWELDPTIPRVDEYAWFYYHRLGGAARKFQRLLNDFEFTTTERYLDSIEGRSERAAADLEA is encoded by the coding sequence ATGAACGTGTTACAGGTCGACGTCGAACCGTGGTACTGCGACCTCCCGAGAGAGCGGTGGGACGCGCGTACCGACCGGGTGGTCGAGAACGTCGACAGGATCCTGGCGATGCTCGCGCGGACGGACAACGAGGCGACGTTCTTCGTGCTCGAGGACGTCGCGAGGAACCACCCAGACCTGATCGGACGCATCCGCGACGCCGGCCACGAGATCGGCTCGCATGGGGTCTCGCATCGGCTTCTCTCCGAGCTGTCCCCGGCGGAACTCGACTCCGAGATCGAGCGCTCCGTGGACGCGCTCCGCGACGCCGGCGTCGACGGTGTCGAGGGGTTCCGAGCGCCGAAATTCTCCCTCAACGAGTCCACGGCGTGGGCGATCGACGTCCTCGAAGACCGGGGATTCCGGTACGACTCGAGTATCTTCCCCGTGAAGACCCCGCTGTACGGCGTGCCTGACGCGCCGAGAGAGCCGTACAAGATCGGCGCCGACGACCTGACGCGCCACCGCGGAGACGGGCTGTGGGAGGTGCCGCTCAGCGCGTATCGGGTCCCCGGTCTCGACGTCAACGTGCCCGTCGCCGGCGGGTTCTACCTCCGAGCGCTCCCGTATCGCTTCCTCAGGCACGCGCTCGAACGCCGGGTCGCGGCCGGACACCCGGCGGTCTGTTACATCCACCCGTGGGAGCTCGATCCGACGATCCCGCGCGTCGACGAGTACGCCTGGTTTTACTACCACCGCCTCGGCGGAGCGGCGCGGAAGTTCCAGCGGCTGCTGAACGACTTCGAGTTCACGACGACCGAGCGGTACCTCGACTCGATAGAGGGCCGCTCCGAGCGCGCGGCCGCGGACCTCGAAGCGTAG
- a CDS encoding CopG family transcriptional regulator, translating to MSTEADSRTVTIEGHLYERVERRIANTNFESVDEYVTFVLEEVLASDEADAAYEDVDDDDVQARLRSLGYLDA from the coding sequence ATGAGCACCGAGGCCGACAGCCGGACCGTGACGATAGAGGGTCACCTCTACGAGCGCGTCGAACGGCGTATCGCGAATACGAACTTCGAGTCGGTGGACGAGTACGTGACGTTCGTCCTCGAGGAGGTCTTGGCCAGCGACGAGGCCGACGCGGCGTACGAGGACGTCGACGACGACGACGTCCAGGCGCGGCTGCGCTCGCTGGGCTACTTGGACGCGTAG
- a CDS encoding glycosyltransferase family 4 protein has product MNTPADDEVEVLIIGPSRSGAGGVNRYITGQCRYLPERIRTRVYSVAVPPGTGLARFALAVLIALKQMLLFPFRRPPDVVHIHSAQWNSFYQSSWYVLFVALVWRCPVVLHVHGSSFDEFLEVDSLPVRSLQSVVFDASDVVVALSDSWAEVLESHVDPRKVVVLHNAVDVSEYDPSFSTSPVRMSYVSRHIERKGTRELVEAIDQLAEEVPIDITIASQGPLSHLVEDLADSRSGVEYVGYVSEERKRKILDESMVYVLPTYAEGVPIAILEAMAGGNAIVSTGVGGIPSVVDEDNGVLVEPGDADELADALRTLLADPDRIRAMARASRRRVEAAHSWETVTADLVELYDSLAPSSRETADAPPEESYASK; this is encoded by the coding sequence GTGAACACACCGGCCGACGACGAGGTCGAGGTGCTCATCATCGGGCCGTCCCGTTCGGGCGCAGGCGGGGTGAACCGATATATCACTGGACAGTGCCGGTATCTGCCGGAACGCATTCGAACGCGCGTGTACAGCGTCGCTGTCCCGCCGGGGACCGGACTCGCACGATTCGCTCTCGCGGTTCTCATCGCCCTCAAACAGATGCTTCTGTTCCCGTTCCGCCGCCCTCCGGACGTCGTTCACATCCACTCGGCCCAGTGGAATTCGTTTTACCAGTCGTCGTGGTACGTGCTCTTCGTGGCGCTCGTGTGGCGCTGCCCGGTCGTCCTCCACGTTCACGGGTCGTCGTTCGATGAATTCTTGGAGGTTGACTCGCTGCCCGTTCGGTCGTTACAGTCCGTCGTGTTCGACGCGAGCGACGTCGTGGTGGCGCTCTCGGACAGCTGGGCCGAGGTGCTCGAGAGCCACGTAGACCCTCGGAAGGTGGTCGTCCTCCACAACGCGGTCGACGTCTCCGAGTACGACCCGTCGTTCTCGACCTCGCCGGTACGGATGTCGTACGTGTCGAGACACATCGAGCGCAAGGGGACCAGAGAGCTCGTCGAAGCCATCGATCAGCTCGCCGAAGAGGTGCCGATCGATATCACAATCGCGAGCCAGGGTCCGCTGTCGCACCTCGTCGAGGACCTCGCGGACTCCCGCTCGGGGGTAGAGTATGTCGGGTACGTCTCCGAAGAGCGGAAACGCAAGATACTCGACGAGTCGATGGTGTACGTCCTTCCCACGTACGCCGAGGGAGTGCCGATCGCGATCCTTGAGGCGATGGCCGGCGGCAACGCCATCGTCTCGACCGGCGTGGGCGGGATTCCGAGCGTCGTCGACGAAGACAACGGTGTGCTCGTCGAGCCCGGCGACGCGGACGAGCTCGCGGACGCTCTCCGGACGCTCCTCGCGGACCCGGACCGGATCCGGGCGATGGCCAGAGCGAGCCGACGCCGCGTCGAAGCGGCGCACTCGTGGGAGACGGTGACCGCCGATCTGGTGGAGCTGTACGACTCGCTCGCGCCGTCGTCGCGGGAAACCGCAGACGCTCCTCCCGAGGAGTCCTACGCGTCCAAGTAG
- a CDS encoding DUF6541 family protein, translating to MSRGLSATDEDRSAVSIALLVGSISLFAAVSVAEANPAAGYEVSIYASTPLLFWAGIGVALSAGVAGLILGTSWIQWAGGLALTGLSLLSVPALPLIRGYFFYGLGDGLRHLGLARQLFTGDMSFFAEVYPGAYSFSGFLSAFSGVPLEQSMLFVAFTALVLYAVFIVLCVRTILPRRRAVAIAAVSALMLLPLNHISFHPHFHTFSMTTFLTPILLYVVIKHITDRGTDETIPGRLSSTDLGFAVAAVAVVFYHPQTALNVIIVLGAVVAIQRLSGRYLSDTVLARSPPAYGQLLFLAAVFVLWNFQHDAVFNMSANLLASLNGWILGTEQGGQIVTERVDSAQSVGLSVGELFVKLFIVPAFYVLVAGAVVVTNLFSEALDGGSRTVTTTFSFAGIALGVYSVAHFVGEMSGYFFRHIGFGMVLVTILAVIGLTMVGDRVDELRPSPSRLVRMVAVAGLAIALVLSILVVFPSPYLSQPTQHVSEQMYTGHETAMEYRAEGAALASTRSAPRQYSKAMGLYLDPRLAWGVPPEALPSDLRRFRGDDFPTQEFYYYLQVDQDEEQEVIAYGELRYDESDFTGVGETVGVSRVMTNGRVDVYHVKYGDGPVIGEPRVAGPEPPLDRPAGAPQGEVVT from the coding sequence ATGTCTCGCGGGCTCTCGGCGACCGACGAGGACCGAAGCGCCGTGTCGATAGCGCTGTTGGTCGGGTCTATCTCGCTCTTCGCGGCCGTCTCCGTCGCGGAGGCGAACCCCGCGGCCGGCTACGAGGTGTCGATATACGCCAGCACGCCGCTCCTCTTCTGGGCCGGGATCGGTGTGGCGCTGTCGGCGGGCGTCGCCGGGCTAATACTTGGTACGTCGTGGATACAGTGGGCTGGCGGACTCGCCTTGACCGGTCTCTCATTGCTGTCGGTCCCCGCGCTGCCGCTCATCCGAGGATACTTCTTTTACGGCCTCGGCGACGGGCTCCGGCACTTGGGACTGGCTCGGCAGCTCTTCACCGGTGATATGAGCTTCTTTGCGGAGGTGTATCCGGGAGCGTACAGCTTCAGTGGGTTCCTGAGCGCCTTCTCGGGAGTTCCGCTGGAGCAGTCGATGTTGTTCGTCGCCTTCACCGCGTTGGTCCTCTACGCCGTCTTCATCGTTCTCTGCGTGCGGACGATACTGCCGCGCAGACGGGCGGTCGCCATCGCGGCCGTCTCGGCGCTCATGCTCCTACCGCTGAACCACATCAGCTTCCATCCGCACTTCCACACGTTCTCGATGACGACGTTCCTGACGCCTATCCTCCTCTACGTCGTGATCAAACACATCACGGACCGCGGTACGGACGAGACGATCCCCGGCCGTCTCTCGTCGACAGACCTCGGATTCGCCGTGGCCGCGGTCGCGGTCGTCTTCTACCACCCGCAGACCGCGCTGAACGTCATCATCGTTCTGGGTGCGGTAGTGGCGATACAGCGGCTCAGCGGCCGGTACCTCTCGGACACCGTGCTGGCAAGATCACCGCCGGCTTACGGGCAGTTACTGTTTCTGGCGGCCGTTTTCGTGCTGTGGAACTTCCAGCACGACGCGGTATTCAACATGTCCGCGAACCTCCTCGCCTCGCTGAACGGGTGGATACTCGGCACCGAGCAGGGCGGACAGATCGTGACCGAGCGGGTCGACTCCGCGCAGTCGGTCGGGCTCAGCGTCGGCGAGCTGTTCGTCAAGCTGTTCATCGTACCGGCGTTCTACGTTCTCGTCGCGGGGGCGGTCGTGGTGACGAACCTGTTCTCCGAAGCGCTCGACGGGGGAAGTCGAACGGTAACGACGACGTTCTCGTTCGCGGGCATCGCGCTCGGCGTCTACTCGGTGGCGCACTTCGTGGGCGAGATGTCCGGCTACTTCTTCCGGCACATCGGGTTCGGGATGGTCCTCGTCACGATTCTCGCCGTGATCGGTCTGACGATGGTCGGCGACCGCGTCGACGAGCTGCGCCCCTCTCCTTCGAGGCTGGTGAGAATGGTCGCCGTCGCCGGGCTCGCGATCGCGTTGGTGCTGTCGATACTCGTCGTGTTCCCGTCGCCGTACCTGAGCCAGCCCACACAGCACGTCTCCGAACAGATGTACACGGGTCACGAGACCGCGATGGAGTACCGGGCGGAGGGCGCGGCGCTGGCGTCGACTCGGAGCGCCCCGCGTCAGTATTCGAAGGCGATGGGGCTGTATCTCGACCCGAGGCTCGCCTGGGGCGTTCCGCCCGAGGCGCTCCCTTCGGATCTTCGACGATTCCGAGGCGACGATTTCCCGACGCAGGAGTTCTACTACTACCTCCAGGTCGACCAAGACGAGGAACAAGAGGTGATCGCGTACGGGGAGCTTCGGTACGACGAGTCGGACTTCACGGGAGTCGGCGAGACGGTCGGCGTGAGTCGCGTCATGACGAACGGCCGGGTCGACGTCTACCACGTCAAGTACGGCGATGGACCGGTCATTGGGGAACCGCGCGTCGCGGGCCCTGAACCGCCGCTTGACCGGCCGGCGGGCGCCCCGCAAGGGGAGGTGGTGACGTGA
- a CDS encoding PadR family transcriptional regulator — protein sequence MPDPLFELTSFQRDLLYVIAGAERPSGQEIKTELQASMEKITHGRLYPNLDTLVEREYVDKGESDRRTNFYELTEKGLRGLRDRREWEDRYVDLSTNG from the coding sequence ATGCCCGATCCCCTTTTCGAGCTCACGAGCTTCCAACGGGATCTCCTCTACGTGATCGCGGGCGCCGAGAGGCCGTCGGGACAGGAGATCAAAACGGAGCTACAGGCGTCGATGGAGAAAATCACTCACGGCCGGCTGTATCCGAACCTCGATACGTTGGTCGAGCGGGAGTACGTCGACAAGGGCGAGAGCGACCGCCGAACCAACTTCTACGAGCTGACGGAGAAGGGACTGAGGGGGCTCCGCGATCGGCGCGAGTGGGAGGACAGGTACGTCGACCTGTCGACGAACGGCTGA
- a CDS encoding DUF1616 domain-containing protein, whose translation MPAVLLSCLLVIGLPEGSALRLVTAGVALLFLPGYALTLAVFPESRTEGNEAQTPLNRGYSESTMSALDPFERLALAFGFGVCLMPVYGYAVGVAGAGYEPQTVIVLVSAATTLFTALAAIRYRISSTDLDAPSPFVSLAGTVTDGVSAPTSGKRALNVAVVVMLVLAAANLTAAMASPAQSPEYTTAVLLTENEEGELVADGYPDQLRAGETADLVLRVENRESQAVDYEVVVQLQRVSADGTVTEASVRDRFEQTVDAGSAWERDHRVASDMSGERIRIAYLIYKGEAPAEPTLENSYRNLTLWVGSEGSDVEEGVVGEPATPSLSAASADRPGPEPLSGDRRAIDVTRAGTVAEAP comes from the coding sequence GTGCCGGCCGTTCTCCTGAGCTGCCTCCTCGTGATCGGACTGCCCGAGGGGTCCGCGCTCCGGCTGGTGACGGCCGGCGTCGCGTTGCTGTTCCTCCCCGGATACGCGCTCACGCTCGCGGTCTTCCCGGAGAGCCGAACCGAAGGGAACGAGGCTCAGACGCCGCTGAACCGCGGCTACTCCGAGTCGACGATGTCGGCGCTCGATCCGTTCGAGCGGCTCGCGCTGGCGTTCGGATTCGGCGTCTGTCTGATGCCGGTGTACGGCTACGCCGTCGGCGTGGCGGGGGCCGGATACGAACCGCAAACCGTGATCGTTCTCGTGTCGGCCGCGACGACGCTGTTTACGGCTCTCGCGGCCATCAGATACCGGATATCTTCGACCGACCTCGACGCCCCGTCGCCGTTCGTCTCTCTGGCTGGAACCGTCACCGACGGGGTCTCCGCCCCCACGTCGGGGAAGCGGGCGCTGAACGTCGCGGTGGTCGTGATGCTCGTCCTCGCCGCTGCGAACCTGACGGCCGCGATGGCGTCCCCGGCCCAGAGCCCCGAGTACACCACTGCCGTGCTGCTGACCGAAAACGAGGAGGGCGAGCTCGTCGCCGACGGATACCCGGACCAGCTCCGGGCCGGTGAGACCGCGGACCTCGTCTTGCGCGTCGAGAACCGCGAGTCGCAGGCGGTAGACTACGAGGTCGTCGTCCAGCTCCAGCGCGTGAGCGCCGACGGCACCGTCACCGAGGCCTCCGTCCGAGACCGGTTCGAGCAGACCGTCGACGCCGGCTCGGCGTGGGAGCGAGACCATCGTGTCGCCTCCGACATGTCGGGAGAGCGGATCAGAATCGCGTATCTCATCTATAAAGGCGAGGCCCCCGCGGAGCCGACCCTCGAAAACTCGTATCGGAACCTCACCCTCTGGGTCGGGTCGGAGGGGTCGGACGTCGAGGAGGGGGTGGTGGGCGAACCAGCGACTCCGTCGCTTTCGGCGGCGAGTGCGGACCGTCCCGGTCCCGAACCGCTCTCCGGTGACCGCCGAGCGATCGACGTAACTCGGGCGGGAACGGTCGCGGAGGCGCCCTGA
- a CDS encoding HalOD1 output domain-containing protein, with product MTRQYDWSELPPSVAVVETVADVDDAAVESLPPLGYAVDVDALDELLRGTATADPEGVVISLRYHGYDVSISSSGWLEVEL from the coding sequence ATGACAAGACAGTACGACTGGTCGGAGTTGCCGCCGAGCGTCGCGGTCGTGGAAACGGTCGCCGACGTCGACGACGCCGCGGTCGAATCCCTACCCCCGTTGGGCTACGCCGTGGACGTCGACGCGCTCGACGAGCTGCTTCGCGGAACCGCGACGGCGGACCCGGAGGGAGTCGTCATCTCCCTCCGGTACCACGGGTACGACGTGTCGATCTCGTCGTCCGGATGGCTCGAAGTCGAACTGTAG
- a CDS encoding DUF7344 domain-containing protein, producing the protein MMITGVERGRLGERAATGDDGRLTTTDVFDVLKNERRRAVIRYLHEHGGSAELSDLAEHVAARENETSVRRLTSQERKRVRIALYQCHLPRMDAIGVIEFDRNRGTVSLRDAASQVRVYLELDPETGRRDAASERTTFVIAVGIAALVTAGTLGLGALSAIPPAGWTAVSVLTLVGIAGRQWRG; encoded by the coding sequence ATGATGATCACGGGGGTCGAGAGAGGACGGCTCGGGGAGCGGGCCGCCACCGGAGACGACGGTCGGTTGACGACGACCGACGTGTTCGACGTTCTCAAGAACGAACGGCGACGGGCGGTCATCCGGTACCTCCACGAGCACGGCGGCTCCGCGGAGCTCTCCGACCTCGCCGAACACGTCGCCGCGCGCGAGAACGAAACCTCCGTTCGACGGCTCACCTCGCAGGAGCGGAAGCGCGTTCGCATCGCCCTCTATCAGTGTCACCTCCCGCGGATGGACGCGATCGGGGTGATCGAGTTCGACAGGAACCGCGGGACCGTCTCCCTTCGAGACGCCGCGTCGCAGGTGCGGGTGTACCTGGAGTTGGACCCCGAAACCGGCCGGAGAGACGCCGCCTCGGAGCGGACCACGTTCGTGATCGCCGTCGGCATCGCGGCGCTCGTCACGGCGGGGACGCTCGGCCTCGGAGCGCTCTCCGCGATCCCGCCTGCCGGATGGACGGCGGTGAGCGTCCTCACTCTCGTCGGGATCGCCGGGCGACAGTGGCGGGGCTAA
- a CDS encoding phosphoadenosine phosphosulfate reductase family protein produces the protein MDASFPDSVAVDYTDGEGEDPADYPSLQHKLEKAIEVTKTGLEEYENPAVMWTGGKDSTLTLYFINQVAEQYGYEKPTAVFIDHFQHFESIMEFVEHWAAEWEIDVVYARNEDVGAYVEEHGLEPGDDISVDALSEHNQHHVRNILEYEEDTFPFLLDTYVGNHLLKTVALNDALEKYDIDGVISGVRWDEQEARADETFFSPRHDPDLFPPHDRIQPILQFAEADVWEAFWNYVVPDTVDAFPDEGYVPDSAEDLPEGVSQEDVPISPKYFAGFRSLGSEVSTDKTTEEPAWLQDLEGTTERAGRAQDKEDLMERLRDLGYM, from the coding sequence ATGGACGCAAGCTTTCCGGACTCCGTGGCGGTCGATTACACCGACGGCGAGGGCGAGGATCCGGCGGACTACCCGTCGTTACAGCACAAGCTCGAGAAGGCGATCGAGGTCACCAAGACGGGGCTCGAAGAGTACGAGAACCCGGCGGTGATGTGGACTGGGGGGAAGGACTCGACGCTGACGCTGTACTTCATCAATCAGGTGGCCGAGCAGTACGGGTACGAGAAGCCCACCGCGGTGTTCATCGACCACTTCCAGCATTTCGAGTCGATCATGGAGTTCGTGGAGCACTGGGCTGCCGAGTGGGAGATCGACGTCGTGTACGCCCGCAACGAGGACGTGGGCGCGTACGTCGAGGAACACGGGCTCGAACCGGGCGACGACATCTCCGTCGACGCGCTCTCCGAGCACAACCAACACCACGTGCGGAACATCCTCGAATACGAGGAGGACACGTTCCCGTTCCTCTTGGACACGTACGTGGGCAACCACCTGCTGAAGACGGTCGCGCTCAACGACGCCCTCGAGAAGTATGACATCGACGGGGTGATCTCGGGCGTGCGGTGGGACGAACAGGAGGCGCGCGCGGACGAGACGTTCTTCTCGCCGCGGCACGACCCGGATCTGTTCCCGCCGCACGACCGCATCCAGCCCATCCTCCAGTTCGCCGAAGCCGACGTGTGGGAGGCGTTCTGGAACTACGTCGTCCCCGACACGGTCGACGCCTTCCCCGACGAGGGGTACGTCCCCGACTCGGCCGAGGACCTCCCCGAGGGCGTGAGCCAGGAAGACGTCCCCATCTCGCCGAAGTACTTCGCGGGGTTCCGCTCGCTCGGCAGCGAAGTCAGCACGGACAAGACGACCGAGGAACCCGCGTGGCTCCAGGACCTCGAAGGGACGACGGAGCGCGCCGGCCGCGCCCAGGACAAAGAGGACCTCATGGAGCGGCTCCGCGACCTCGGCTACATGTGA